GTGGCTTTCACGAAATTCACAACCTCTTGATTTACACGAAGTTACAAGCACACCTTCTTGCTTGTTGCCCTCCTGTTATATAACTCCTTAATTTTAAGAGAGTTGCAAGCCCAAGTTCGCTACTTTTTCTTGATTTTTGCCCGTTTTAAATAGGGGTGGAGGGCAATTTTTTAAACCTTTGAATTTCGTGAAATCCACTACTTTTTAATTCTCTAGAATTATCTTCTTATTTCATTTCTATTGCCTTAAGAATTATAAAATTTTGCCTCCTCCCCTTAGAATGTGCTATGATTGAGAACCGAAAAACATCACCTTTCACAAAATTGAGGAGGTATTCTCTATGGCTTTTCAATCATGGCTCATACCACCTGAAGAATTAACACAAGATAGACTTCAAAGATATACATCTCTGTTTTCTCAGCTCAATACACAACCAATTAGAGATTCTGTCTCTATTGTAGGACGTCCACCCCTTTCACGCCCATCTCTATTAAGGGCGCTTATATACAAAAATATTCGCTGCTTCCCTTCCCTAACAGAGCTTGTCATTGAACTTAAAGAAAATCCTCTTATCGCTGAGCGCTGTGGTTTTGATCTCTGGTCCAATCTTCCTAATGTAGAGAGATTCTCTGCCTTCCTTAGGGATACGCCCAACTACTTATTTCAAGAAATAAGAAGTAACCTTGTCTTCCAATTGGTAGAATTAGAAGAGATATCGGGAAAATATCTGGTTACTGATTCTTGTCCCATTAAGGCAAATGTCAAAGAGAATAACCCCAAGACAGTGATTAAAGATCGTTTTGATAAGACCAAATACCCAAAGGGTGATAAAGACTCCCGACTGGGAGTTATTGTTACCTTCCCCACCCCAAGCAAAAAGAAGATCGAATATTTTTGGGGATATCGTAATCACGTCATCTCGGATGCCATCTCCGAATTACCCGTAGCTGAAATAACAAAACCAGCCAATGTCTCTGAGGTCTCTCTCTTCATCCCTCAGTGTAGAAGGCTACAAGAGATATTTCATTTTCCAATTAATGCCGTAGCTGCTGACTCCCTTTTAGACTCAGCCACTATTATTGAATTCATTGTCAAAGAGCTTA
This bacterium DNA region includes the following protein-coding sequences:
- a CDS encoding transposase — its product is MAFQSWLIPPEELTQDRLQRYTSLFSQLNTQPIRDSVSIVGRPPLSRPSLLRALIYKNIRCFPSLTELVIELKENPLIAERCGFDLWSNLPNVERFSAFLRDTPNYLFQEIRSNLVFQLVELEEISGKYLVTDSCPIKANVKENNPKTVIKDRFDKTKYPKGDKDSRLGVIVTFPTPSKKKIEYFWGYRNHVISDAISELPVAEITKPANVSEVSLFIPQCRRLQEIFHFPINAVAADSLLDSATIIEFIVKELKAKPVIAKNPRASNRTDITLSLKGIPICIAGFHMLSRGKFKDKKQNRIRHKFVCPIKGSKKFAKEQPYCPWWHPKFINGNGCITYLRVDVDESIRRTIDYGSEEFKKIYNLRTGAERIFSRLLAISMQEPTVKGLNATANICTIAHITVLSVALTAVRSDQVDKIRFVKSLIPNL